A single Amia ocellicauda isolate fAmiCal2 chromosome 9, fAmiCal2.hap1, whole genome shotgun sequence DNA region contains:
- the LOC136759491 gene encoding uncharacterized protein LOC136759491 has translation MDSAKEMQCLCVLISFLLGTQSAATQTNIQQVEGIVGGKATFEARVLAGLFKHTESRSTIARVSSGGSLTVYPERFRGRVRWDSETGFFYITELNTQDTGYYTVHNTTGSGSITTFHLAVYTTQSAATQTNIQQVEGIVGGKATFEARVLAGLFKHTESRSTIARVSSGGSLTVYPERFRGRVRWDSETGFFYITELNTQDTGYYTVHNTTGSGSITTFHLAVYTTQSSATQSDIQQVEGIVGGEATFEARVLAGLFKHTESRSTIARVSSGGSLTVYPERFRGRVRWDSETGFFYITELNTQDTGYYTVHNTTGSGSITTFHLAVYTTQSSASQTDIQEVKGIVGGTATFETRVSIGLIKHTESRSTIARVSSGGSVTVYSERFRGRVRWDSETGLFYITELQTQDSGEYTVLNVAGYSLTTFHLSVYAQHEVQQVKDIVRRVGPVEARVSQGFVKYKSEGLITAGCSATPVHWRALYVFSVISVLAVLPVV, from the exons ATGGACAGTGCGAAAGAAatgcagtgtctctgtgtgttaatATCATTCCTGCTAG ggactCAGTCAGCTGCCACGCAGACTAACATCCAACAGGTGGAAGGCATTGTGGGAGGCAAAGCCACTTTTGAAGCCAGAGTATTGGCAGGactttttaaacacacagaaagCAGAAGCACTATTGCAAGGGTGTCCAGTGGGGGGAGCCTCACTGTCTATCCAGAGAGATTCAGGGGAAGAGTGCGCTGGGACAGTGAGACTGGCTTCTTCTACATCACAGAGCTCAATACACAAGACACGGGGTATTACACAGTTCACAATACAACCGGAAGTGGCTCAATCACAACCTTTCACCTGGCTGTGTACA CGACTCAGTCAGCTGCCACGCAGACTAACATCCAACAGGTGGAAGGCATTGTGGGAGGCAAAGCCACTTTTGAAGCCAGAGTATTGGCAGGactttttaaacacacagaaagCAGAAGCACTATTGCAAGGGTGTCCAGTGGGGGGAGCCTCACTGTCTATCCAGAGAGATTCAGGGGAAGAGTGCGCTGGGACAGTGAGACTGGCTTCTTCTACATCACAGAGCTCAATACACAAGACACGGGGTATTACACAGTTCACAATACAACCGGAAGTGGCTCAATCACAACCTTTCACCTGGCTGTGTACA CAACTCAGTCATCTGCCACCCAGAGTGACATCCAACAGGTGGAAGGCATCGTGGGAGGTGAAGCCACTTTTGAAGCCAGAGTATTAGCAGGgctttttaaacacacagaaagCAGAAGCACTATTGCAAGGGTGTCCAGTGGGGGGAGCCTCACTGTCTATCCAGAGAGATTCAGGGGAAGAGTGCGCTGGGACAGTGAGACTGGCTTCTTCTACATCACAGAGCTCAATACACAAGACACGGGGTATTACACAGTTCACAATACAACCGGAAGTGGCTCAATCACAACCTTTCACCTGGCTGTGTACA CGACTCAGTCATCTGCCAGCCAGACTGACATCCAAGAGGTGAAAGGCATTGTGGGAGGCACGGCCACTTTTGAAACCAGAGTATCCATAGGGCTTATTAAACACACAGAAAGCAGAAGCACTATTGCAAGGGTGTCCAGTGGAGGGAGTGTCACTGTGTATTCAGAGAGGTTCAGAGGGAGAGTGCGCTGGGACAGTGAGACTGGCTTATTCTACATCACAGAGCTCCAAACACAAGACTCTGGGGAATACACAGTACTAAATGTAGCAGGATATTCTCTCACCACCTTCCACCTGTCTGTGTATG cccagCATGAAGTCCAGCAGGTGAAAGACATAGTGAGAAGAGTGGGCCCTGTTGAAGCCAGAGTATCACAGGGGTTtgttaaatacaaatctgaag ggttaATCACTGCAGGTTGCAGTGCGACCCCAGTCCACTGGAGGGCACTGTATGTATTCTCTGTGATCAGTGTGCTGGCAGTGCTGCCTGTGGTTTAG